One segment of Pan paniscus chromosome 20, NHGRI_mPanPan1-v2.0_pri, whole genome shotgun sequence DNA contains the following:
- the RRAS gene encoding ras-related protein R-Ras, whose amino-acid sequence MSSGAASGTGRGRPRGGGPGPGDPPPSETHKLVVVGGGGVGKSALTIQFIQSYFVSDYDPTIEDSYTKICSVDGIPARLDILDTAGQEEFGAMREQYMRAGHGFLLVFAINDRQSFNEVGKLFTQILRVKDRDDFPVVLVGNKADLESQRQVPRSEASAFGASHHVAYFEASAKLRLNVDEAFEQLVRAVRKYQEQELPPSPPSAPRKKGGGCPCVLL is encoded by the exons ATGAGCAGCGGGGCGGCGTCCGGGACAGGGCGGGGGCGGCCCCGGGGCGGGGGACCTGGGCCCGGGGACCCCCCGCCAAGCGAGACACACAAGCTGGTGGTCGTGGGCGGCGGCGGCGTGGGCAAGAGCGCGCTGACCATCCAGTTCATCCAG TCCTACTTCGTGTCTGACTACGACCCCACTATTGAGGACTCCTACACGAAGATCTGCAGTGTGGATGGCATCCCAGCCCGGCTGGACA TCCTGGACACCGCGGGCCAGGAAGAGTTCGGGGCCATGAGAGAGCAGTACATGCGTGCTGGCCACGGCTTCCTGCTGGTGTTCGCCATTAACGACCGGCAGAG TTTCAACGAGGTGGGCAAGCTCTTCACGCAGATTCTGCGGGTCAAGGACCGCGACGACTTCCCCGTTGTGTTGGTCGGGAACAAGGCAGATCTGGAGTCACAGCGCCAG GTCCCCCGATCAGAAGCCTCTGCCTTCGGCGCCTCCCACCACGTGGCCTACTTTGAGGCCTCGGCCAAACTGCGTCTCAACGTGGACGAGGCTTTTGAGCAGCTGGTGCGGGCCGTCCG GAAATACCAGGAACAAGAGCTCCCACCGAGCCCTCCCAGTGCCCCCAGGAAGAAGGGCGGGGGCTGCCCCTGCGTCCTCCTGTAG